A portion of the Chlamydia avium 10DC88 genome contains these proteins:
- a CDS encoding disulfide bond formation protein B, with protein MIKLLRNYSLYFAWLICCIGTITSVYYSYLLNIEPCVLCYYQRICLFPLSIILGIATYRDDALVKIYALPMSLIGMGIAVYQICLQEISGMTLEICGRVSCSTKLFIFGFITIPMASALAFCAISCLLIVSQSSRK; from the coding sequence ATGATTAAGTTACTGCGTAACTATAGTTTATATTTTGCTTGGTTAATTTGTTGTATAGGAACAATAACTAGTGTTTATTATAGTTATCTATTGAACATAGAACCCTGTGTTTTATGTTATTATCAAAGGATTTGTTTATTCCCTTTATCCATTATTTTGGGAATTGCTACATATCGTGATGATGCCTTAGTGAAAATCTATGCACTACCTATGTCTCTTATAGGAATGGGGATTGCTGTTTATCAAATTTGTCTTCAAGAAATATCAGGAATGACATTAGAAATTTGTGGTAGAGTGTCTTGTTCCACTAAGTTATTCATTTTTGGATTTATTACTATACCTATGGCATCTGCATTAGCATTTTGTGCAATTTCCTGTCTCCTTATTGTATCTCAAAGTTCTAGAAAGTAA
- the tgt gene encoding tRNA guanosine(34) transglycosylase Tgt, with protein MALKFHVLHQSKKSQARVCQIETAHGTIDTPAFVPVATNGALKGVLDHSRIPLMFCNTYHLLVHPGTQHIAAMGGLHKFINRHAPIITDSGGFQIFSLAYGSVTEEIKSKGKKKHSSSILNITDDGVWFKSYRDGSKLFLSPETSVQAQKDLGADIIIPLDELLPFHTDTNYFLSSCSRTYIWEKRSLDYHRQSPGYQSMYGVIHGGIDPKQRKIGCQFVEEHPFDGFAIGGSLGRNFQEMVNVVDITMRYLSKDRPVHLLGIGDLPSIRAAVKFGIDSFDSSYPTKIARHGLILSSPKPIKIDNHAYSQDPTPIDPNCHCLTCTSNISKAYLHHLFKVHEPNAGIWASIHNLHYMQEVMKTIREQILNDEI; from the coding sequence GTGGCACTAAAATTTCATGTTCTTCACCAGTCTAAAAAATCACAAGCTCGTGTCTGTCAAATAGAAACAGCTCACGGAACAATTGATACTCCTGCTTTTGTCCCTGTAGCAACAAATGGTGCTCTGAAAGGTGTTTTAGATCACAGCCGTATTCCCTTAATGTTTTGTAATACATACCATCTACTTGTACATCCAGGAACCCAACATATTGCTGCTATGGGAGGTCTACATAAATTTATAAATCGCCATGCTCCTATTATAACAGACTCGGGAGGGTTTCAAATTTTTAGCCTTGCTTATGGTTCTGTAACAGAAGAAATCAAAAGTAAAGGAAAGAAAAAACACTCTTCATCTATTTTAAATATTACTGATGATGGGGTCTGGTTTAAATCTTATCGTGATGGAAGCAAGCTTTTCTTATCTCCAGAAACATCAGTTCAAGCACAAAAAGATCTAGGGGCTGATATTATCATTCCCTTAGATGAACTCCTTCCCTTTCATACTGATACAAACTATTTTCTATCCTCTTGTTCTCGTACGTATATCTGGGAAAAACGTTCTTTAGATTATCATAGACAATCCCCTGGATATCAATCTATGTATGGAGTCATCCACGGGGGAATTGATCCAAAACAAAGAAAAATAGGCTGTCAATTTGTTGAAGAACATCCTTTTGATGGATTTGCTATCGGTGGAAGTCTAGGAAGAAACTTTCAGGAAATGGTCAATGTTGTTGATATTACAATGAGATATCTATCTAAAGATCGTCCTGTACACTTATTAGGAATTGGAGATCTTCCTTCTATACGAGCTGCTGTAAAATTTGGGATTGATTCCTTTGATAGTTCCTACCCTACGAAAATAGCGCGTCACGGACTAATTCTTTCTTCTCCTAAGCCCATAAAAATTGATAATCATGCCTATTCTCAAGATCCTACGCCCATAGATCCCAACTGCCATTGTCTTACATGCACTTCGAATATCTCTAAAGCTTATCTCCATCATCTATTCAAAGTACATGAGCCAAATGCCGGTATATGGGCATCTATTCATAATCTACATTATATGCAAGAGGTAATGAAAACTATTCGAGAACAAATTCTTAATGATGAAATTTAA
- a CDS encoding queuosine precursor transporter, producing MLSNEVIFFAQASLIIILGITFASRSIAWLTAWLSTLSIIMNVFVLKQIILYGLEVTSADVYLIGMLSSLNYSRELYGRNKVNEAMFGSWIITVAFLIITQLHLALIPSSNDVSQPHFIALFSPTLRLIIASLITLICVQTIDLVIFTYLKKLFHNKAFGTRSALSLILSQILDTLLFSFLGLYGLVANLAHVMLFAFITKMFIIILSIPMVSLGKFLKTKIKLNHIP from the coding sequence GTGTTAAGTAATGAAGTTATCTTTTTCGCTCAGGCTTCTCTTATCATTATTCTAGGAATCACTTTTGCTTCGAGAAGTATAGCATGGCTAACAGCCTGGTTATCTACACTATCTATAATTATGAATGTTTTCGTATTAAAACAAATCATTCTGTATGGCCTAGAGGTAACTTCAGCGGATGTTTATCTCATTGGGATGCTATCTTCCTTAAACTACTCGAGAGAACTCTATGGAAGGAATAAAGTTAATGAAGCCATGTTTGGTTCATGGATCATTACTGTGGCTTTCCTAATTATCACTCAGCTACATCTAGCTCTTATTCCTTCTAGCAATGACGTTTCTCAACCACATTTTATTGCCTTATTTTCTCCTACTCTTAGGCTAATTATAGCATCTCTAATTACCCTAATTTGCGTACAAACTATAGATCTTGTGATTTTTACCTATCTAAAAAAGTTATTTCATAATAAAGCTTTCGGGACTCGCTCTGCTTTATCCCTTATTCTATCGCAAATTCTAGACACTCTCCTATTTTCATTTTTAGGTCTCTATGGACTAGTAGCTAATCTCGCCCATGTTATGCTTTTTGCTTTCATTACGAAAATGTTTATAATCATCTTGTCCATTCCCATGGTGTCTCTAGGAAAATTTCTAAAAACTAAGATTAAACTAAATCATATTCCATAA
- a CDS encoding thioredoxin domain-containing protein yields MFYKKHTLLPPKSHIPTNAKHFPTLGSPYAPINITVFEEPSCSACTEFTTEVFPLLKQHYIDTGEVSFTLIPVCFIRGSKPAAQALMCIYHHDPRHPDVNAYVEYFHRLLMYPKEEGKRWATPEVLTKLAEGLQTYSGRAINPKGLMQCVNDRQYDEQIKKNNIYGSQVLGGQLATPTAVVGDYLIEDPTFEELERAIRQIRHLQNEDVND; encoded by the coding sequence ATGTTTTATAAAAAGCATACTCTTCTTCCTCCTAAATCTCATATTCCTACAAATGCTAAACATTTCCCTACATTGGGCAGCCCCTATGCTCCTATTAATATTACAGTGTTTGAAGAACCTTCATGCTCAGCATGTACAGAATTTACTACTGAAGTTTTCCCTTTATTAAAGCAACATTATATAGATACTGGAGAGGTATCTTTTACGTTAATTCCTGTGTGTTTTATTCGTGGATCAAAGCCTGCAGCTCAGGCTTTGATGTGTATTTACCATCATGATCCTCGTCATCCCGATGTTAATGCTTATGTTGAATATTTTCATAGGCTACTTATGTATCCCAAGGAAGAGGGAAAGCGTTGGGCAACTCCTGAAGTATTAACAAAGCTTGCTGAAGGATTACAGACATATTCTGGACGTGCAATCAATCCCAAAGGTTTAATGCAGTGTGTAAATGATCGTCAGTATGATGAACAAATCAAGAAAAATAATATTTATGGCTCTCAGGTATTAGGAGGACAGTTAGCAACGCCCACTGCTGTTGTCGGGGATTACTTAATAGAAGATCCCACTTTTGAAGAATTAGAGCGCGCCATTCGACAAATACGTCATTTACAGAATGAGGACGTTAATGATTAA